In one Corythoichthys intestinalis isolate RoL2023-P3 chromosome 16, ASM3026506v1, whole genome shotgun sequence genomic region, the following are encoded:
- the LOC130904339 gene encoding plexin domain-containing protein 1-like isoform X1 — protein MMILHVVMFLLCLSQKALAEVSSTEDGYNVISEEHTRTRRGLSIDTLTKNITTVVEDKSKYYIWRCLGPEDPRAHELWVDMSDLGNGQVRVHGILSNSYQQAAKVALSFNFPFYGHYLRQVTIATGGFIFTSDLIHRLLTSTQYIAPLMANFDPSHSKESSVQFMDNGEVFVVQWERVRLFGNESAGTFTFQAALYKTGTITFSYKDVPLYPGDIGSAQHPVKVGLSDAFAATSFSHSGIKRHTLYEYHRIEIDFVDIKSSSAVEFTPLPTCLQHDSCESCISSNQTSDCSWCNVLQRCSDGMDRHRQEWLDFGCAGENKGTNCDDYREDDSPFTTEMYNVTSSVSQNDCNGDDAEQNIPRSNVNRTNTAVLAGVTSALVLVLALFLVALYINCHHTSASPLYFIQRHKSYWPSLKFHKQQQQQQSGYTEFGEQQGEQRG, from the exons AGGATGGCTACAATGTGATCTCAGAGGAACATACCAGGACACGCAGAGGACTATCCATAGACACCCTGACAAAGAACATTACTACTGTGGTG gaGGACAAAAGCAAGTATTACATCTGGCGTTGCTTGGGTCCCGAGGATCCGAGAGCACATGAGCTGTGGGTGGATATGAGTGATCTCGGGAACGGCCAGGTCCGAGTGCATGGCATTTTGTCCAATTCCTACCAGCAGGCTGCT AAAGTGGCCCTATCATTCAACTTCCCCTTTTATGGACATTACCTAAGGCAGGTTACCATTGCCACGGGGG GTTTTATCTTCACCAGCGATCTCATCCACCGCTTGCTgacttccacacagtacatcgcCCCACTAATGGCTAATTTTGACCCAAGCCACTCCAAAGAGTCTTCAGTGCAGTTCATGGATAACG GCGAGGTGTTTGTGGTCCAGTGGGAGCGGGTCCGACTATTCGGCAATGAGTCAGCAGGGACCTTTACCTTCCAGGCTGCACTTTACAAGACAGGAACCATCACTTTCAGTTACAAAGAC GTCCCACTCTATCCCGGTGACATTGGCTCAGCTCAACACCCCGTGAAAGTTGGCCTCTCGGATGCCTTTGCAGCCACTTCATTTTCCCATTCAG GTATCAAGAGGCACACATTATATGAATACCACCGGATTGAAATTGACTTTGTTGATATCAAAAGCTCCTCGGCGGTGGAGTTCACACCATTGCCTA CCTGCCTGCAACATGACAGTTGCGAGAGCTGCATCTCGTCCAATCAGACTTCCGACTGCAGTTGGTGTAACGTACTCCAGAG GTGTTCGGATGGCATGGATCGACACAGGCAGGAATGGTTGGACTTTGGCTGTGCAGGAGAG AACAAAGGGACAAATTGTGATGACTACCGTGAGGATGACAGTCCTTTCACAACGGAAATGTATAATGTGACTTCATCTGTGTCACAAAATGACTGCAATGGTGACG ATGCAGAGCAGAACATTCCTAGAAGTAATGTTAATCGGACTAACACGGCAGTCTTGGCGGGTGTCACGTCTGCTCTGGTCTTAGTCCTGGCTCTGTTTCTTGTGGCTCTGTACATCAACTGCCACCACACTTCCGCATCACCGCTTTACTTCATCCAG CGACACAAGAGCTACTGGCCCTCCTTAAAGTTCCACAAGCAACAGCaacagcagcagtctggctacaCAGAATTTGGAGAACAGCAGGGGGAGCAGCGTGGTTGA
- the LOC130904339 gene encoding plexin domain-containing protein 1-like isoform X2, which yields MSDLGNGQVRVHGILSNSYQQAAKVALSFNFPFYGHYLRQVTIATGGFIFTSDLIHRLLTSTQYIAPLMANFDPSHSKESSVQFMDNGEVFVVQWERVRLFGNESAGTFTFQAALYKTGTITFSYKDVPLYPGDIGSAQHPVKVGLSDAFAATSFSHSGIKRHTLYEYHRIEIDFVDIKSSSAVEFTPLPTCLQHDSCESCISSNQTSDCSWCNVLQRCSDGMDRHRQEWLDFGCAGENKGTNCDDYREDDSPFTTEMYNVTSSVSQNDCNGDDAEQNIPRSNVNRTNTAVLAGVTSALVLVLALFLVALYINCHHTSASPLYFIQRHKSYWPSLKFHKQQQQQQSGYTEFGEQQGEQRG from the exons ATGAGTGATCTCGGGAACGGCCAGGTCCGAGTGCATGGCATTTTGTCCAATTCCTACCAGCAGGCTGCT AAAGTGGCCCTATCATTCAACTTCCCCTTTTATGGACATTACCTAAGGCAGGTTACCATTGCCACGGGGG GTTTTATCTTCACCAGCGATCTCATCCACCGCTTGCTgacttccacacagtacatcgcCCCACTAATGGCTAATTTTGACCCAAGCCACTCCAAAGAGTCTTCAGTGCAGTTCATGGATAACG GCGAGGTGTTTGTGGTCCAGTGGGAGCGGGTCCGACTATTCGGCAATGAGTCAGCAGGGACCTTTACCTTCCAGGCTGCACTTTACAAGACAGGAACCATCACTTTCAGTTACAAAGAC GTCCCACTCTATCCCGGTGACATTGGCTCAGCTCAACACCCCGTGAAAGTTGGCCTCTCGGATGCCTTTGCAGCCACTTCATTTTCCCATTCAG GTATCAAGAGGCACACATTATATGAATACCACCGGATTGAAATTGACTTTGTTGATATCAAAAGCTCCTCGGCGGTGGAGTTCACACCATTGCCTA CCTGCCTGCAACATGACAGTTGCGAGAGCTGCATCTCGTCCAATCAGACTTCCGACTGCAGTTGGTGTAACGTACTCCAGAG GTGTTCGGATGGCATGGATCGACACAGGCAGGAATGGTTGGACTTTGGCTGTGCAGGAGAG AACAAAGGGACAAATTGTGATGACTACCGTGAGGATGACAGTCCTTTCACAACGGAAATGTATAATGTGACTTCATCTGTGTCACAAAATGACTGCAATGGTGACG ATGCAGAGCAGAACATTCCTAGAAGTAATGTTAATCGGACTAACACGGCAGTCTTGGCGGGTGTCACGTCTGCTCTGGTCTTAGTCCTGGCTCTGTTTCTTGTGGCTCTGTACATCAACTGCCACCACACTTCCGCATCACCGCTTTACTTCATCCAG CGACACAAGAGCTACTGGCCCTCCTTAAAGTTCCACAAGCAACAGCaacagcagcagtctggctacaCAGAATTTGGAGAACAGCAGGGGGAGCAGCGTGGTTGA